The sequence below is a genomic window from Zootoca vivipara chromosome 9, rZooViv1.1, whole genome shotgun sequence.
CTATCTCGTGTGTGTTTCCACGCATGTGTACAGCTTAGATTGTCTTGTGACTTAGTTTTCATCCCCAACTCTGGGATCTAAGGAGTAGAAAGAATATTCTTTAAACCCCTTGGAGGCAGAAATAATCTGGTGTGGGAACCACCTGTCTTAAGAGCAGCAATAGAATGTCTTCTCCCCTTTCGCCTACCAAGACCTGAATAAGGCAACAACATGCTAGACAAGGAAGAGTGAGGACGAGTTACCTTATTGAGAACGGGCTTCGTGGAGAGAATGTTGTACAGAGCTGGCAATGAgatgttctgggggggggggggaatagagagaACAAAGATTTAAGTCACCTGCAGACTCGAGCCAAAACAAAGCATCAACTTAAGCAGTTTCTTTACCAAATTTCAACATCCGACCTCTGCTAAGCAGCAGTGAAGCCAAAGGTCAACTCCctctatagagcaggggtgggaaaccattTATCGGAAGTGTTGCATTCCCCTGGAGGCCAtctgctgctgggggtggggtcatgtaccagcagagggtgcagacaaaaaacaacaactggattacagtggaacctcggttgtcgaacgcttcagaagccgaacaatttggaacctgaacaccagcaacctggaagtgaatgcttccgttttcgaacgatttttggaagtcaaacagcttctgcGGTGCGTTTTTCCATTTTCACCATTCACTTTGCCGACAGCCCTTTAAttttcggtttttgaatgatttttggaagttgaacggacttctaggacggattatgttcaaaaaccgaggttccactgcgtAACTAGCTTCAAATTTTGCCTCCAGTTAGTATTTCCAATCTTGTGCAGTTCTGCTCAGATTCAAGCTCCACTGACTTATCCTTGAATAGGGaagggatttattattattgttgttattattattattacagtggaacctcggtttatgaacacctcggtttacgaacgccgcggacccatctggaacggattaattcactttccattacagtggtacctcggtttatgaacacaattggttccggaagtctgttcataaactgaagcgttcataaattgaagcgaactttcccattgaaagtaatggaaagtgaattaatccgttccaggcggtccacagagtacttaaactgaagcgttcataaactgaagcgaactttcccattgaaagtaaagtggattaatccgttccagacggttctgcggagtactcaacctgaagcgtacttaacccgaagcatgggtgtaattggttccggaagtctgttcataaactgaagcgaactttcccattgaaagtaatggaaagtgaattaatccattccagatgggtccgcggcgttcataaaccgaaaattcataaaccgaggtgttcataaaccgaggttccactgtactttcaatgggaaagttcacttcagtttatgaacgcttcagtttatgaacggacttccggaaccaattatacccatgcttcgggttaagtacacttcaggttgagtactccgcggacccttgGGGCTGATGTGGGGCATGCCTGCCCCATGTTGTGGTCCTATCCGTTTCATTTTGAAACAGTGGTGCTGAACTGACGTATGGAGCCCAGCTGCACATATGGAATgtcaatttaattaaaatttattaataacaattttattatttatacccatccCATCTGgttgcatttccccagccactctcagtggcttccagcaaaatgtaaaaaataGTACAATGTCAAACATTAAGCATGGTCGGCTTTCATCACCTATAATAGGCCTTTGGGTTacattgttttaatatattttgcatgtctcagatcaggcatgtccaaagtcccttTTGGGGGCTTAATCCAGCCTGCTGGTCGGTTTAacctggcccctgtggcagtttatttgcTTTGGTAAAACCCCCGTCAgggttgtagtgactactcttgagtaacggccGTAcactttcagacgtttttattggtgcacattatttacagtgtaacggattgctcatttcatgtctacccgctagagtcagattcctgcactacttCCTTCCGCGTttgggaccagcataaaagcctcggaactgagaagcgcctccctttcctcctccttctcaattctgGCGTCAGGGGGACGgatcttctgtctgacctattcctgtccactctttccgcctccctctcttcctgcctatggagtaggggctctttgatgttgccagagtcctggcactccctctccgtttcctggctcaccccttcagacccctcgctctcatgactgcttggagacgggctgcttctgatgaggggggagggttctctataatccctcccccttacacccccaaaaaggtcaacaacttcaatcctaaaaaaaagggtcaacaactttggttggccctttggtcggcccttcacttcatcaaatctggccctctttgcaaaaagtttggacaccactctTTAGACCTACCTCTTGCCTTGTTCGGTTCAAACAGCTCCTTGCAGGGCTTCTCCGGTCATCCAGAACAAGTGGAGGCTTCCAGCGGTCATAATTGGTTTCCACTACATACCAGACGCCATTTTTTGTGTCCAAGCTTGAAAGAAGTAGGAAACATCAACGCCTATTTTCTGTCAACGATGCACCTTAAATGATTTTTACTTCTAAATAATTTCTGTTGGAAGGCTCAGAATACCTAAAAGGAAGCCCCAGAtgagccactgacctgatccaccaggctcttatgttcttcaaTGTTACCCCCAGAGTTCAAGTTGCTTAAAGCAGAGTACCCCAAAACTGGTCTCATGTCACCAATGTGAATGGTAAAGCCAGAAGccatgctggattttttttactgAAAACGAGGAGGATACCAATTCAAAACTATAAAAGCATGGGGGAATGTACACAAGGAAGAGACACTGCAGAGAGACCGAATCCTCAATAATGCATTAACAAGAGCCAGCCGGTTTAGCAGCTGTAGCAAAATCTCTTACAGGCAACAGATCTGCTTAAATCGTTTTACCACAGGCATACTTACTCCCAGATATCCAAGGCTGCAACACGGGAACGTGTAATGACACATCCCTCGCCGGATTTGTTTCCCCCTAGTATGAAGTAAGCTGGAGCCAGCAGCTTTGAATGAGCCAGTCTGTCCTTTGCATCTTCGTAACTACATGCAGTAACAGAAACAGCAATGAGACAGGCGCGTTAACCAGGTATTGCATGGAAATTGTGAAGCTGGAAGGCCACAGCCTTTCAAAATACTCTCATGTAAAGCAGCCACTGCCTAGTGTGGAAGGGTATTGTGGGGGATTTGTGTAAGAGAGCAAAGGGACGAAGACCTTGTTTAAGAGTGGGTAGGTGGGAGAATCAAGAGGCAGAGAAAAAAGGAGATGAGACTCATACGTGATGGACCTATCAACAAGCAACAGGCTTCTGGCTAATGATGCATAAtggaaaaatatgtttaaaaacgTTCTTCCAAAAAAAGCCTGAAGCATTCTTATTAGGAATAATAGGATTAGAAGTCCCCCACAAAAGATGGtcaaattatttatgtatgtgaccacagcAGCCCAAGTTCTGCAtgtgcagaaatggaaagaaggcaAGGTTCCAACAAAAGAGGAATGGATTTCAAAGTTAATGGAGTATGATGTGGACACAGTGAGATTGACGGCGAAAATATGAGAGTGAAAGGAAGAAAAGcatatggaagaagaatggaatttCCTTTCaggctattaaaaaaaacaaaccattctAGTCAAATGAAATTGCGAGCAGGCCTTGAAGTATATGCAACGGGAGGACAGTAAGAATGctgtaaataaagaaatgaacagcagaataagtacagtggtaccttgggttacaaacgcttcaggttactaacgcttcaggttacagactctgctaacccagaaatagtacctcaggttaagaactttgcttcaggatgagaacagaaatcgtgctccagcggcacagcagcagcagaaggccccattagctaaagtggtgctttaggttcagaacagtttcaggttaagaacggacctccggaacgaattaagttcttaaccagaggtaccactgtattgtctataAGGCAGCAGgtaattgtgggtgggtggggggacataACGAACGTAAGGACGGGTAGTCAAATTGTTAAGTAAAGTGTTTTTATGTTAAGTTTATAAAACCAATGAAAATTtaaatacaggaaaaaagaaaggattcTCATCCAATGCTCCCGAGGCAGGCAAGAAGCCGCTAAGCACTTCCTCTATCGAGGAACACATGATGCATTTGAAGGATGAAGCATTGCCTCCGCTTCTCTGCTGACCAGTTAGTGGGGGGAGCATGAGTTCAAAATAGTAGTGTCTTCCTAAGTCATGCCAGTTCCTCGGGTGCTGCTCTGCTGCAGCAGCTTGTACCGAAAGGCAAAAGCAGtccctgcagcccatcagaaCATTGTTCCAGCTGCTTCTGAATTTCCCATTGTTCTTGCCTCTCTCCAGGAGGAGTGATACCTCCCACTCCATACCCAACCTCAAGGCTCCTCCCATGTCAGAGGCGGGAGCCACTTGAGTAGAGGAGGAATGGTAGAAAGTGAATCACGCAACCCCACTTCACAGCACCCTGTTGATCCACGGATGGTACCAGGCGGGTCTGAACGTTAAACAAGTTTTCCTTAGTATCGCACAATGTAATATTTCCATGGAACCAAGATGGCGGCAGTCAAGACGAGAAAGAAGAGACTTAAACCAAGAGACATTATAAAATGAGATTGGGATTATTCTTAATTTCCCTGGCTTGGCAGATAAACCACTTCACAATTTGACTGTTACCTTGTGCTGTTTTCCAACACAGATCTGGTGAGAAAGCTCATCCACCAACCGTTTCTCTGGCCAAGGAGCCACTCAAAGACTCCTGCAAGAAACACAAATTCAAAGAGCTTTTAGACCATACAAAGCCTTAGCATTGTTTAAGAATCTCATCTTTCAGTCTTAATTCAACCGAGCTGAGAGTCATCCAATCCATTTCCATGTGGCTTGCTTCTTGGTCAATGGTTGGGCGTGCCCTGCTATTGCTTCATGCCACACAGCTTCTCATATAGTTTCTTACAACATGCATCACACTGCTTTCTCCACTTTCCCCTCTGCATCTTGTGAAACTAGGACCTCCAATGATTTGGGTGCGGTGGGGTATAACGCTATTAAAATTTCCCCATTTTATTAaagcttaaaaaaaccccaaagttaCAGGAACAGAGCATTAAACATACTCACCAATGTAACCTCCATCAAGACTGAACCGCTCATTCATAGTTAGAGTAAAAATGCCCTAAAACACAAAAAGTCAGTTAACAGAGTTTATTAATACCCAGCAGTTAGAAAACAGAGACAAAGTTAAGCTAATTCTGTAGTGCTTTAAGAAGGCCAATGTGAGCGACAGAACACTGCTATCCATTGTATTATAGTCTATGGGCCCCCATGTTTTACAAATGCTCTTCCTCTTTGTACGTGCATACctagtgatgtgaggtgagaatattctctgctagaaaattctccggagaatattctccacaaactgtaaattctaatgtaagaaccagttttatAACCCACAttaaaaatctagtaaataataagtcaagctgtgatGTTTGCCAGTATAAGAaatgaataatgatttttttgatccagttacattactgggcattgtgtcattcaccactgacaagttctgaaatgtgagctacagaaaTGGTACAAGGTGCCATTTACCAGAGATTGACATACTGAAATATATTATCatataatgataatatatttaatgttaatGGCTTCTTTTTCATATGTATGCATATAGTTTTACTTTTTAATTTGATACTTGCAAGTGACAAGTAGGCTCGTGCTTATATATTTTCACTGTGTAAATTTCACTGtatattttcatttcaaattaaaattctctaatattctcattaattgagaatattctccaaaagattattctcgagaatttaacatcactatgCATACCCATGCCTGTGGCTCAGAGAGAATTTTGACAAGATGGAGAGgagcagagacacttggactttatggCCCATTCATGGGGTAACAAAACTGTTGCGGCCCTAGCTCCTTAGGAGCTAACCTGAGAGTTGGTGCACATGTAAACTAGCATATCCTGATTGATAGAAAATGGGAGATGTGTACATTTCACCCTCAAAATGGTCAGACCCACAAGTGCCTCTCCAGAATGATTATGGGGTTCCCAGTTCAGTGAGGAAGTACCTGCATCCACAAGCCACACCTGTTGCCGGAATAATCAGAAAGCGGGACATTTTTACAGCTAACTCTCAAAGCTCAGGGCATGAAGTTTAGATTGAGGCCAGCATTTGAGCTCAGGGCAAGCCAAGGTGTGCATGTGGACGGGGGGAGCTTTTAAGTGATGTAGCAGCAAGGAACATATCTGTGCTAGCAGCACACAAGCATCATAAGCTCAGATAGATGTTTGCCAAAATACACATCATGCGCACAGTGAACTCCACTCTCCCAAGGCTTCATCAAACGTAAAataaaccattacgcatttaagGTGCTTCGAGACTCTGCTGTTTTCTCTACAAGGCACTAATATGCCTGGCTTTGTTTTCAGCTAAGTTTGCAACATCAGATGCAATGGAAAATTAAGGGCGGATGCCACCAGCAGTAGGAGCCTCTGAAGTCACCTGCTTGCTCCTAAGCGAAGGGGATGATGAAGCAGGCAAGCCTGAGTCTCAGGCCTGTTCATACTCATAATGGCAAGCTATGGTTTACAGTTACATCAGGATGCACCTAGTGTTGTCCAAAAAAAGGAATACTCACTGGCCTCACTCCAGAAACCATTCCCACGTAGCCTGCAAAATTTGCAGACCTGAACactgttttattgtttctttgAAAATCCAGCGACACCATGAGCGGCTTGAGCTTCTGCGTTGTCCTCCAAGAACTAGCATTCACGTCCCACCTGCAGGAAAAGCAACACTACTTAAACATAAGCAATAATTGTCTATTTAACGCAAATTGCAACTAATCCAGAGCAATGTAAAATGGACTCTTCTCATTTTTGAATCTTTCAAGCTGGATGCATGAACAGCTAACATTTGGGCAGCTTTCCTTGGAAAAGCGAGCACGTAAGAATCTGttttgtctctctcccctccacaacAGGAACAAGCACCAGATTCAGACAAATCCTGAGGCAAAGCAGAATGCCTCGGTGGGCGGCACAAGTTGAAGCAGAGACCCATCCCATGAAGTGCTCCATAGCACCTCAGCGATCCAGATGTCAAAAGACTGCTGCAAACACCCGAAAGTGAGAGTAGCGCCTCCCAAGTTTACCATAATGCCAGGGGCGGGGAGACAGGGCTCATAATCGGGAAGGAAGGACTTGCGTCAGCATTCTCCAATACAAGGGCTTCAGGGCAGGGAGCAGCTTTGCCAAAATGAAGCTTCTGTCTCCCAACATAAGGAAGG
It includes:
- the ASAH1 gene encoding acid ceramidase yields the protein MRTPEFFVVVAAVVLGATVAKDPFAEECKTLAYPPSGPTYKGKIPTYIINLDLPPSERWIQVARDKDAELKDVLKIMKEILITFLHSGKIIASLESKLAWLGSTLPHPFNEEIKGIASAIDAPLGDIVLFNIFYEVFTVCTSIVAEDPTGKLYHARNLDFGLFLGWDVNASSWRTTQKLKPLMVSLDFQRNNKTVFRSANFAGYVGMVSGVRPGIFTLTMNERFSLDGGYIGVFEWLLGQRNGWWMSFLTRSVLENSTSYEDAKDRLAHSKLLAPAYFILGGNKSGEGCVITRSRVAALDIWDLDTKNGVWYVVETNYDRWKPPLVLDDRRSPARSCLNRTRQENISLPALYNILSTKPVLNKLTVSTTLLEVSEGRMETYLRECPDPCSPW